Part of the Nitrosopumilus piranensis genome is shown below.
GTGCAAGGCGGGTATACTACCAGGCTATACTACCGGCCCACACGAGGTTTGATTAATCTGTGGATTTTAATTGTTGTCTTCTTGGCAAGAATTTTATTTGAAAGCAGGAATGTTTTCTCATGGTACTTTTAGAATCTCAAGTTAAGCTAAAAGCAGGAGATATTGCACCTGATTTTGAGTTACTGGGAATTGATGACAAAAGACATTCCCTAAATAATTATAGCAATTACAAAGGAATCTTGATAATTTTCATGTGCAATCATTGTCCTTATGTCAAGGCAAAAGCTGATGCATTAAATGAATTGTATGAAAAGTTTGGAAAAGATATTGCAATTATCGGAATCAACAGTAATGATTCAACAAATTATCCTGAAGACAGTTTTGATGCAATGAAAGAGACAGCAAAAGAGAAGGGATTTGGATTTGACTATTTGATAGATGAGACACAAGAGATTGCCAGGAAATATGGTGCAATGTGTACTCCAGACCCATTCTTGTTTAATGCCCAAAAACAGCTAGTATTTCATGGAAGAATTGACAATGCAATGAAGCCAGACGATACTGCTACAGAAAAGACCATGATTAACAACATCCAGAAATTATTAGATGGAGAAAAAATCGAAAATGACTTTGATCCATCTATTGGCTGTTCAATCAAGTGGAAAGAAAATTAGACTTAAATGACTCTGGCCTAGAGATTTGTTCGTGGGCTCGTAGCTCAGCTTGGCTGGAGCGTTCGACTGATAATCGAAAGGTCATGAGTTCGAATCTCATCGGGCCCATTACTTTAGATTTTGATATACTGTTTGAGACCACTGAATGATTTCATCTAATTTATCTGTCAAAAGATCAGAACTGTTCTTGGCTTTTTTTGAAGGATTTCCACAAAGTATCAATTTCATACGTTTTCCAGATTTTATTTTGATTGGATTAATTGAAT
Proteins encoded:
- a CDS encoding thioredoxin family protein → MVLLESQVKLKAGDIAPDFELLGIDDKRHSLNNYSNYKGILIIFMCNHCPYVKAKADALNELYEKFGKDIAIIGINSNDSTNYPEDSFDAMKETAKEKGFGFDYLIDETQEIARKYGAMCTPDPFLFNAQKQLVFHGRIDNAMKPDDTATEKTMINNIQKLLDGEKIENDFDPSIGCSIKWKEN